In one Pirellulales bacterium genomic region, the following are encoded:
- a CDS encoding tetratricopeptide repeat protein, with protein sequence MVDEQPKRSRTSVALLVLLFICVLAGMGFAIWSMRERSQLRDDLQKATKERDGAVHAAAEAKSQHDHAEAARKAAQQDRERAVAAEQQAEHREEDMKQVLAFFEDKLFSAGHTAEWTNHPTDNVTLREAVEAAEPDVAVKFAERPLAEAQVRSAFGWAYLSSDEPEQAVKQFQRALSLREASLGPRDAASVACRNALARAYRAAGQEAAASRLYDQSTSSTSPAPAMAVQGSQLPAKKQPAKDEATLRECLSTGQEAEADHWSTFNVKSLLNVKSMLGETLLVQMKYAEAEPLLLSGYEGLKKCVVATSPE encoded by the coding sequence TTATCTGCGTCCTGGCGGGGATGGGCTTCGCGATTTGGTCCATGCGCGAGCGATCTCAACTACGGGATGACCTTCAGAAGGCCACTAAGGAGCGCGACGGCGCCGTCCATGCCGCGGCAGAAGCGAAAAGTCAGCACGACCATGCCGAGGCGGCACGCAAGGCCGCCCAGCAAGATCGCGAGCGCGCGGTGGCGGCAGAGCAGCAAGCTGAACATCGGGAGGAAGACATGAAACAGGTGCTGGCCTTTTTCGAGGATAAGCTTTTTTCCGCCGGGCATACGGCGGAGTGGACGAATCATCCAACGGACAATGTCACACTGCGCGAAGCAGTCGAAGCGGCCGAGCCAGACGTGGCCGTGAAATTTGCCGAACGCCCCTTGGCCGAGGCCCAAGTGCGAAGCGCATTTGGTTGGGCTTATCTTTCCTCGGATGAACCGGAGCAAGCCGTCAAACAATTTCAGCGGGCGTTATCGCTACGAGAAGCGTCATTAGGCCCTCGAGATGCGGCATCGGTCGCTTGTCGCAACGCACTGGCACGCGCGTACCGCGCCGCGGGTCAGGAGGCAGCGGCCAGCCGTTTGTACGATCAGTCGACCAGTTCCACGTCCCCTGCACCCGCGATGGCTGTACAGGGGTCGCAGCTACCGGCTAAGAAGCAGCCAGCCAAGGACGAAGCTACCTTGCGAGAGTGCCTGTCCACCGGCCAGGAAGCAGAGGCCGACCATTGGTCGACATTCAATGTTAAGTCCCTGCTTAATGTTAAGTCCATGCTGGGGGAAACGCTTTTAGTTCAAATGAAGTACGCAGAAGCTGAGCCGTTACTTCTCTCTGGCTACGAAGGATTGAAAAAGTGCGTCGTTGCAACGTCCCCGGAATAA